The following coding sequences lie in one Thalassoglobus polymorphus genomic window:
- a CDS encoding RecB family exonuclease, protein MIASAKFSSGVNNERSMQLTGRNYLSVSAVKQFLRCPLSYRFKYIDRIPEETVSSALAFGRGIHAALELWFTAQLEGQPEPTLEELLVMFWDEWKACEQETSIRLGKNEDITKIADMAQRMIAAFIASNAAHPAGQVVGIEEELRAALLVDAPDVLGRLDLVIETPDAFIVIDFKTAKSKWSDAQRQDAELQAIVYKELVGQIAGDKPVRVEFIVLTKTKAPSVAIESAAITDGAIRHGKAIMSAAWQAIQNGNFYPSPSITACPSCPYRNQCDAWQG, encoded by the coding sequence ATGATCGCCTCTGCCAAATTCTCCAGCGGGGTGAACAATGAACGGTCCATGCAACTGACTGGTCGAAACTATCTCAGCGTGAGTGCTGTGAAACAGTTCCTGCGTTGTCCGCTGTCCTACCGCTTCAAATACATTGACCGTATTCCCGAGGAGACAGTCTCCTCTGCGCTGGCGTTTGGTCGCGGCATTCACGCAGCGCTCGAACTCTGGTTCACTGCTCAGCTCGAAGGTCAGCCCGAACCGACGTTAGAAGAATTACTGGTCATGTTCTGGGACGAATGGAAAGCCTGCGAGCAGGAGACATCCATCCGTCTCGGCAAGAATGAAGACATCACCAAAATTGCCGACATGGCTCAGCGGATGATCGCTGCATTCATCGCAAGTAACGCGGCACATCCCGCTGGTCAAGTTGTTGGCATCGAGGAAGAGTTGCGAGCAGCGCTGCTGGTTGACGCTCCTGATGTTTTGGGCAGACTCGATCTGGTCATTGAAACGCCCGATGCGTTCATCGTCATCGACTTCAAGACTGCCAAATCGAAATGGAGCGACGCCCAACGCCAGGACGCGGAATTGCAAGCCATCGTCTACAAGGAGCTCGTCGGTCAGATCGCGGGTGACAAACCGGTTCGTGTCGAGTTCATTGTCCTCACGAAGACCAAAGCGCCTTCGGTGGCCATCGAGTCCGCCGCCATCACAGACGGCGCAATTCGTCATGGCAAAGCCATCATGTCCGCCGCCTGGCAGGCCATTCAGAACGGCAACTTCTATCCGTCCCCGTCCATCACCGCCTGTCCAAGTTGTCCCTATCGCAATCAGTGTGACGCCTGGCAGGGTTGA
- a CDS encoding phage portal protein, whose translation MLNWLRRTLFASKPDVRLTRRATRFLRGKYDSALTSDNNRRHWANADGLSANAANSPEVRRILRNRARYEVANNSYARGIVLTLANDIVGTGPRLQLLTEDAEANRQIERAFNQWAKAVGLAEKLRTLRMAQTQDGETFAILISNPRVETDVQLDLRLVEAEQVTTPDLRWNDARAIDGIVFDAAGNPIEYHVLREHPGGGHSFVKDYDRIPADAVLHLFRVDRPGQSRGIPDITPALPLFAMLRDYSLATLDAAKAAAYYAGIIYTDAPPHGETEAVEPLDPIELDRNTLLTMPGGWKMAQLHAEQPTGTYAEFKREVLNEIARCLNMPFNIAAGNSASYNYASGRLDHQTYFKSIRIDQSRIETIVLDRILAAWFDEAVLVDGLLPSGLGPIAEWPHQWFWDGHEHVDPQKEANAQATRLASHTTTLADEYARKGQDWEAQLRQRAKELQLMSELGLAVASPTSSAPTEDDADVDQDEETPVSAE comes from the coding sequence ATGCTGAACTGGCTGCGCCGTACCCTGTTTGCCTCCAAACCGGATGTCCGACTGACTCGTCGGGCGACCCGGTTTCTGCGTGGCAAATACGACTCGGCCCTGACGTCCGACAACAACCGGCGTCACTGGGCCAACGCGGATGGTCTGTCGGCCAATGCCGCCAACAGCCCGGAGGTCCGCCGCATTCTGCGGAACCGCGCTCGCTACGAGGTCGCCAACAACAGTTACGCCCGGGGCATTGTGCTCACACTGGCGAACGACATTGTCGGCACCGGTCCGCGGCTGCAACTGCTCACCGAAGACGCTGAAGCCAATCGGCAGATCGAACGGGCCTTCAACCAGTGGGCCAAAGCGGTTGGCCTCGCCGAAAAACTCCGCACGCTGCGGATGGCCCAGACGCAGGATGGCGAAACCTTCGCCATCCTGATCAGCAATCCGCGTGTCGAAACTGACGTGCAACTCGACCTGCGGCTCGTCGAAGCCGAACAGGTCACGACGCCCGACCTGCGCTGGAACGACGCCCGCGCCATCGACGGCATTGTGTTTGATGCCGCCGGCAACCCAATCGAATATCACGTGCTGCGGGAGCATCCCGGTGGTGGACATTCATTCGTCAAAGACTACGACCGCATTCCGGCCGACGCCGTACTGCACCTGTTCCGCGTTGATCGTCCCGGGCAGAGTCGCGGGATTCCGGACATCACGCCCGCGCTGCCGCTGTTTGCGATGCTGCGGGACTATTCCCTCGCCACGCTCGATGCGGCCAAAGCGGCCGCTTACTACGCCGGCATCATCTACACCGACGCGCCTCCGCACGGCGAAACCGAAGCCGTCGAACCGCTCGATCCGATCGAGCTGGATCGCAACACGCTGCTGACGATGCCCGGCGGATGGAAGATGGCTCAGCTTCATGCGGAGCAGCCAACCGGAACATACGCCGAGTTCAAACGCGAAGTTCTCAACGAGATCGCCCGTTGCCTGAACATGCCGTTCAACATCGCGGCCGGCAATAGCGCCTCGTACAACTACGCCTCCGGTCGTCTCGATCATCAGACCTACTTCAAATCGATCCGCATCGACCAGTCGCGGATCGAAACGATCGTGCTCGACCGCATTCTGGCCGCCTGGTTCGACGAGGCGGTGCTGGTGGACGGCCTGCTGCCGTCCGGCCTCGGCCCAATTGCCGAATGGCCCCATCAATGGTTCTGGGACGGTCACGAGCATGTGGATCCCCAGAAAGAGGCCAACGCGCAGGCGACACGTCTCGCTTCGCACACCACCACGCTCGCGGATGAATACGCCCGCAAAGGCCAGGACTGGGAAGCCCAGCTCCGGCAGCGTGCCAAAGAACTTCAGTTGATGAGCGAGCTCGGTCTCGCCGTTGCTTCACCCACTTCTTCTGCTCCCACGGAGGACGACGCGGATGTCGACCAAGACGAAGAAACCCCGGTCAGCGCCGAATGA
- a CDS encoding phage major capsid protein, translating into MSTKTKKPRSAPNDSPTLPAPLNLTATAHIEVEAGDGESTALPRFQMVAYTGGAMRIAGWKFPVVIDLAGMSIPAQSRPIRFGHDPLSGVGHTDSIRVEQGKLMAAGVVSRDTSAAREVVASSKNGFPWQASVGASVEEFEFIKAQQQVTVNGRQYAGPINVVRKSTLGEISFVDLGADGETSASVAASAAQESGDPDVTDHDTDTDEPNTPTNPPAAPVAANAATVSDIRAEAAAEIERIAAVRRVCASRHPQLEARAIREGWDPQRTELEVLRATRPTAPAAHVPDNTVNGNVLEAACLLTAKAANVEEAFDPQTLDLAARRFRGGIGLQELLLEAAWANGYTGRNFRDNREVLRFAFGRGIEAAGYSTIDISGILSNVANKFLLEGFFSVERTWRNICAVRNVSDFKTVTSYRLIGTDQYELVAPGGELKQGTLGSEQYTNKADTYGLMLAIDRRDIINDDLGAITTVPRKLGRGSGLKINDVFWTTFLANTSFFTVGNNNYLTGADTALSIDGLTKAEVAFMDQVDSDGKPIGILPALMLVPTALSAVGSQLFKSMELRDTTASNKYPISNPHQGKFRVEVSRYLANSSYTGNSAKAWYLLADPTDLPVVEVAFLNGQESPTIETADADFNQLGVQMRGYHDFGCALQDSRGGVKSKGEA; encoded by the coding sequence ATGTCGACCAAGACGAAGAAACCCCGGTCAGCGCCGAATGATTCCCCCACGCTGCCCGCTCCCCTGAATCTCACCGCGACGGCCCACATCGAAGTGGAAGCCGGCGACGGTGAAAGCACCGCGCTGCCCCGGTTCCAGATGGTGGCCTACACCGGCGGAGCGATGCGAATCGCCGGCTGGAAGTTCCCGGTCGTGATCGATCTGGCCGGAATGTCGATCCCCGCGCAATCACGACCGATCCGGTTCGGACATGACCCGCTCTCGGGTGTCGGGCACACCGACTCAATTCGCGTCGAGCAGGGAAAGCTGATGGCCGCCGGTGTCGTGTCTCGCGATACGTCCGCCGCTCGCGAAGTCGTGGCCAGCTCGAAGAACGGGTTCCCCTGGCAGGCCTCGGTCGGAGCCAGCGTGGAAGAGTTCGAGTTCATCAAGGCCCAGCAGCAGGTGACGGTCAATGGTCGCCAGTATGCCGGGCCGATCAACGTCGTCCGCAAGTCGACGCTGGGTGAAATCAGTTTTGTGGATCTCGGGGCGGACGGTGAAACCAGCGCCAGTGTGGCCGCCAGCGCGGCTCAGGAATCAGGAGACCCCGACGTGACGGATCATGACACCGATACCGACGAACCGAACACGCCGACGAATCCGCCGGCCGCTCCTGTGGCAGCCAATGCCGCCACCGTGAGTGACATCCGAGCGGAAGCGGCGGCCGAGATTGAACGGATCGCTGCCGTCCGCCGCGTCTGTGCCAGCCGCCACCCGCAGCTTGAGGCCCGCGCGATCCGGGAAGGCTGGGATCCCCAGCGTACCGAACTGGAAGTGCTCCGAGCGACGCGGCCAACCGCTCCGGCAGCGCATGTCCCGGACAACACGGTCAACGGGAACGTGCTGGAAGCGGCCTGTCTGCTGACAGCGAAGGCGGCCAATGTTGAGGAAGCGTTCGATCCGCAGACGCTCGATCTGGCGGCACGCCGATTTCGCGGCGGGATCGGTCTGCAGGAACTGCTGCTCGAAGCGGCATGGGCCAACGGCTACACCGGTCGCAACTTCCGCGACAACCGGGAAGTGCTTCGATTCGCGTTCGGTCGCGGCATCGAAGCGGCCGGATACTCGACCATCGACATCAGCGGCATCCTGTCGAATGTCGCCAACAAGTTTCTGCTGGAAGGGTTCTTCAGCGTCGAACGGACGTGGCGGAATATCTGCGCCGTTCGCAACGTGAGCGACTTCAAGACGGTCACCAGTTACCGGCTGATCGGCACCGATCAGTACGAACTGGTCGCGCCCGGCGGAGAACTCAAGCAGGGAACACTCGGCAGCGAGCAGTACACGAACAAGGCCGACACGTACGGCCTGATGCTGGCGATCGATCGGCGGGACATCATCAACGATGACCTCGGCGCGATCACCACCGTGCCTCGCAAACTGGGTCGCGGTTCCGGTCTGAAGATCAACGACGTGTTCTGGACCACGTTCCTGGCGAACACCTCGTTCTTCACCGTCGGCAACAACAACTATCTGACGGGTGCCGACACGGCGCTGTCGATCGACGGCCTGACCAAGGCGGAAGTCGCCTTCATGGATCAGGTCGATTCCGACGGCAAACCGATCGGCATTCTGCCGGCCCTCATGCTGGTGCCGACGGCTCTGTCCGCGGTCGGGTCGCAGCTCTTCAAATCGATGGAGCTGCGGGACACCACCGCCAGCAACAAGTACCCGATCTCCAACCCGCATCAGGGCAAGTTCCGCGTCGAGGTCAGCCGGTATCTGGCCAACTCCAGTTACACCGGCAACTCGGCCAAGGCGTGGTACCTGCTGGCCGATCCAACCGACCTGCCGGTGGTCGAGGTCGCGTTCCTGAACGGTCAGGAGTCTCCCACGATCGAAACTGCCGACGCCGACTTCAATCAGCTCGGCGTGCAGATGCGGGGCTATCACGACTTCGGTTGTGCCCTTCAGGACTCCCGCGGCGGCGTGAAGTCGAAGGGCGAAGCCTGA
- a CDS encoding thermonuclease family protein: MFEYRARILRVIDGDTVEAEIDLGFRVSLRATLRLAGIDTPELRGPTRDAGRAATDYLELLLSKLAGPERQVTVRTQKDRTGKYGRYLADLVAGNRNLNEALVLAGHARPMED, from the coding sequence GTGTTTGAGTACCGCGCCCGCATCCTGAGAGTCATCGACGGGGACACCGTGGAAGCCGAGATCGACCTCGGCTTTCGGGTGTCGCTGCGGGCGACGCTCCGTCTGGCCGGCATCGACACGCCGGAGCTGCGGGGACCAACACGCGACGCCGGTCGCGCGGCGACGGACTACCTCGAACTGCTGCTCAGCAAACTCGCCGGTCCTGAGCGGCAGGTCACGGTCCGCACACAGAAGGATCGGACCGGCAAATACGGACGGTATCTGGCCGACCTGGTGGCGGGGAATCGCAATCTCAACGAGGCGCTCGTCCTGGCCGGACACGCGCGACCAATGGAGGACTGA
- a CDS encoding NrdR family transcriptional regulator: MTHQKRDPEPKGLVCPNCGCRHFYVVYTRPRAEKILRRKECRYCGRRVTTTEKVVGAE, from the coding sequence ATGACCCATCAGAAGCGCGATCCCGAACCGAAAGGCCTCGTCTGCCCGAACTGCGGCTGCCGGCATTTCTACGTGGTCTACACACGACCGCGAGCGGAGAAAATCTTACGGCGGAAGGAGTGCAGATACTGCGGCAGACGGGTGACGACCACCGAGAAGGTGGTCGGTGCGGAATAA
- a CDS encoding trypsin-like peptidase domain-containing protein, with amino-acid sequence MLKHVASLLILLWTTSVHGAVADAVVMVDGCSGVCVDPAGLVLTVRHCNLPETVTVRFKDRSVTATRIYVCREIEGPVVYDCEGDGYPHVPVAASPPRVGERLWSYGYPSINDRRELRWTSGPLLRWSTFEYGGGSFSGNVVGFRTCPGWSGGPLLNAKGEVCGLLNSTDCATSVFVSSASVRDAYAATRSRTEPTPPAVVDGRPKLYVFGSMSCTPCRRFKDDYGTGTDLRRMLEATYAVEFVDIDKQAEIARRFGVSEVPTFLVPGRDPIVGYEGADKLLIALGLRQEIVSRPPPQRVVVPAEPALVPPAVETPAEPATPEPPPTTPKPVTAETPLVTTEPSATSTEAVERMSGVVEKAVTLATWLGVSGMTGGAGGLLLGGIALWRTLRKRRRSRTGRDPPTIEKPPMVTVDSPPPPQAIVPETRFAPYERDTFAEAFSWAESELVRKYPGAVGTLESLRGLIDQYLAAKGLKRPAAHP; translated from the coding sequence ATGCTGAAGCACGTTGCCTCACTGTTGATTCTGCTGTGGACCACGTCCGTGCACGGAGCGGTGGCGGACGCGGTCGTCATGGTCGATGGCTGCAGCGGCGTCTGCGTCGATCCGGCGGGACTCGTCCTGACCGTTCGGCACTGCAATCTGCCCGAGACCGTGACCGTCCGATTCAAGGATCGGTCGGTGACCGCCACGCGGATCTATGTCTGCCGCGAAATTGAAGGCCCGGTGGTCTACGACTGCGAAGGCGACGGTTATCCGCACGTTCCTGTGGCCGCCAGTCCGCCCCGTGTTGGCGAGCGGTTGTGGTCCTACGGATATCCGTCGATCAACGACCGTCGCGAACTGCGGTGGACCAGTGGCCCACTGTTGCGGTGGAGCACGTTCGAATACGGAGGCGGATCCTTCAGCGGAAATGTTGTCGGATTCCGCACCTGTCCCGGCTGGAGCGGCGGCCCGCTGCTGAACGCCAAAGGCGAGGTTTGCGGGCTGCTCAACAGCACGGACTGCGCGACGAGCGTGTTTGTGTCGTCCGCGTCTGTGCGTGATGCGTACGCCGCCACGCGCTCGCGAACCGAACCAACTCCACCTGCCGTCGTTGACGGTCGCCCGAAGTTGTACGTGTTCGGTTCGATGAGCTGCACGCCCTGCCGGCGTTTCAAAGACGATTACGGGACCGGCACCGATCTGCGGCGGATGCTGGAAGCGACCTATGCGGTCGAGTTTGTGGACATCGACAAGCAGGCCGAAATCGCGCGGCGCTTCGGAGTCAGCGAAGTTCCCACGTTTCTCGTGCCGGGACGTGACCCGATCGTCGGTTACGAAGGAGCGGACAAGCTGCTGATTGCCCTCGGTCTGCGTCAGGAGATCGTCAGTCGCCCTCCGCCACAGCGAGTCGTCGTGCCCGCTGAACCAGCGCTCGTGCCGCCGGCTGTGGAAACACCTGCGGAACCGGCGACTCCCGAGCCACCACCCACCACACCGAAACCGGTAACCGCTGAAACACCCCTTGTAACGACCGAGCCATCCGCAACATCCACCGAGGCCGTCGAGCGCATGAGCGGGGTGGTGGAGAAAGCCGTCACGCTGGCCACATGGCTCGGTGTATCCGGCATGACGGGCGGTGCCGGCGGTCTGCTGCTGGGTGGCATTGCTCTGTGGCGCACGCTCCGCAAACGCCGGCGATCACGGACGGGACGCGATCCGCCCACCATTGAGAAGCCGCCGATGGTGACGGTTGATTCGCCGCCGCCACCGCAGGCGATCGTGCCCGAAACGCGGTTCGCTCCCTACGAGCGGGACACGTTCGCGGAAGCGTTCTCCTGGGCTGAATCGGAGCTCGTCCGCAAATACCCCGGTGCGGTCGGCACGCTCGAATCCCTCCGGGGACTCATTGATCAATACCTCGCCGCCAAAGGCCTGAAACGCCCGGCGGCTCATCCCTGA
- a CDS encoding phage tail tube protein encodes MTIKLGMEAKLYRNTGTYAAPTWVEMLNVKDLTLNLEASEADVTTRGNAGWRATIAALKDGSIEFEMVWDTGDADFTAIKDAFFGNTSIEFAVMDGDVAGSGSQGLRATMSITSFSRSEALEEAIGVSVTAKPTYADNAPEWMTVP; translated from the coding sequence ATGACCATCAAACTCGGCATGGAAGCGAAGCTGTACCGGAACACCGGGACCTACGCTGCCCCCACCTGGGTCGAGATGCTGAACGTCAAAGACCTGACGCTCAATCTCGAAGCCAGCGAAGCGGATGTCACTACGCGCGGCAACGCCGGCTGGCGGGCGACGATCGCCGCGCTCAAGGATGGCTCGATCGAGTTCGAGATGGTGTGGGACACCGGCGATGCCGACTTCACCGCCATCAAAGACGCGTTCTTCGGCAACACCAGCATCGAGTTCGCCGTCATGGATGGAGACGTCGCCGGCAGCGGCTCGCAGGGACTGCGGGCCACGATGTCGATCACCAGCTTCAGCCGCTCCGAAGCGCTGGAGGAAGCGATCGGTGTCAGTGTCACCGCCAAACCGACTTACGCCGACAACGCCCCGGAATGGATGACGGTGCCTTAA
- a CDS encoding DUF2190 family protein, protein MAVATFIQDGAAIDHTPGSAVAAGDVVVQGDLIGVAKRPIAANELGALSIEGVFDFPKATGVGTAIAVGATVYWDVADSEAKEDSETGANKQLGKVVAAAGDNDTTVRVRLSQ, encoded by the coding sequence ATGGCCGTGGCCACCTTCATTCAGGACGGAGCAGCGATCGACCACACACCCGGTTCCGCCGTGGCGGCAGGCGATGTGGTTGTGCAGGGCGATCTCATCGGGGTCGCCAAACGCCCCATCGCCGCCAACGAGCTGGGAGCCCTCTCGATCGAGGGCGTCTTCGACTTTCCGAAAGCGACTGGCGTCGGCACCGCGATCGCGGTCGGTGCAACCGTCTACTGGGACGTCGCTGACAGCGAAGCCAAAGAAGACTCCGAAACGGGAGCCAACAAGCAGCTCGGCAAAGTGGTGGCCGCCGCCGGCGACAACGATACCACCGTCCGTGTCCGGCTCAGTCAATAA
- a CDS encoding phage tail tape measure protein, translated as MATASGIRAGRAFVELFADDSKLVRGLNAAKKRLQAFGSSVRAIGARMFAAGAVVAGPLSLAVKAASDMEETMNKFNVVFGNNADAMKAWGDQFAGQIGRSKKQIADFLAGTQDLLVPIGFEAGAAREMSQQLTGLAIDLASFNNMADADVLRDLHAALTGSGEVMKKYGVLVNEAAVKQELLNQGIDKNSASEQQKVLARLAIILRGTTAAQGDAARSAGSFANQMKALKAKVDDAAVEIGSALLPVVTPLVTKLASAVQIVADWIKQNSGLVVSIAKIAAVVAAAGLAFIVIGTAVSGFGATLGAIATVITTVGSAIGLVGSMIAALLSPIGLVIAGIAGLATYLLTSTQAGGEALSWLGNRFTALKDTALAAWKGIGDALAAGDLGLAAKILWLTLKMEWQKGVNALNQTWVKVKEFFLATWTEAVFGAASIATNAWAGLQAGWTETVDVMRDAWSMFTTFIAKNWNRVVGFLKQAWQKLKSLVTGEDSSAVQSQIDAETARMNQQLDDRRNRDIFEREQRRRSRLSEIEGQRTGTLDELNRQREAEHERRRDQFSGDLEQSESALAQARREWQQAIELAARKREEAAADDPAPERLTKPDELLQQLQSQLSGAGDQLQQTQDKVSVSGSFNAAAIRGLSAGNPQERTARASEETAKNTKRILQEAQHGGLTFA; from the coding sequence ATGGCCACCGCATCAGGAATTCGCGCAGGACGAGCATTCGTCGAGCTATTCGCCGACGACTCGAAGCTCGTGCGCGGACTGAACGCGGCGAAGAAACGGCTGCAGGCATTCGGTTCGTCGGTGCGAGCCATCGGAGCGCGGATGTTCGCGGCCGGTGCGGTGGTGGCCGGTCCGTTGTCGCTGGCGGTGAAAGCAGCGAGCGACATGGAAGAGACGATGAACAAGTTCAATGTGGTGTTCGGCAACAACGCCGACGCCATGAAGGCCTGGGGCGATCAGTTCGCCGGGCAGATCGGCCGTTCGAAGAAACAGATCGCCGACTTTCTGGCCGGGACGCAGGACCTGCTGGTCCCGATCGGGTTTGAAGCGGGTGCGGCCCGAGAAATGAGTCAGCAGCTCACGGGACTGGCCATCGACCTGGCCTCGTTCAACAACATGGCCGACGCCGATGTGCTCCGCGATCTGCACGCGGCGCTAACCGGTTCCGGCGAAGTCATGAAGAAGTACGGCGTGCTGGTCAACGAAGCGGCCGTCAAACAGGAACTCCTCAATCAGGGGATCGACAAGAACAGTGCCAGCGAACAGCAGAAGGTGCTGGCGAGGCTGGCCATCATCCTTCGCGGCACGACCGCAGCACAGGGAGACGCCGCTCGGTCGGCTGGTTCTTTTGCCAACCAGATGAAGGCACTGAAGGCGAAGGTCGACGATGCGGCGGTCGAGATTGGCTCGGCGTTGTTGCCGGTCGTCACGCCGCTGGTCACCAAATTGGCCAGTGCCGTGCAGATTGTGGCCGACTGGATCAAACAGAACAGCGGTCTGGTGGTCAGCATCGCGAAGATCGCAGCCGTCGTGGCAGCCGCCGGTCTGGCATTCATCGTCATTGGGACGGCTGTTTCCGGATTCGGAGCCACGCTGGGGGCCATCGCGACGGTCATCACCACGGTCGGCAGTGCCATCGGGCTGGTTGGTTCGATGATTGCCGCATTGCTGTCACCTATCGGTCTGGTGATCGCCGGCATTGCCGGACTGGCCACGTATCTGCTGACTTCGACACAGGCCGGTGGCGAAGCGCTGTCCTGGCTGGGAAACCGGTTCACGGCACTTAAAGACACGGCACTGGCCGCATGGAAGGGAATCGGCGATGCGCTGGCGGCCGGCGATCTCGGACTGGCCGCCAAGATCCTGTGGCTGACGCTGAAGATGGAATGGCAGAAGGGCGTCAACGCGCTCAATCAGACATGGGTCAAGGTGAAGGAGTTCTTCCTGGCGACTTGGACCGAAGCGGTGTTCGGTGCGGCCTCCATCGCGACCAACGCCTGGGCCGGACTGCAGGCGGGCTGGACCGAAACCGTCGACGTGATGCGCGATGCCTGGTCGATGTTCACGACGTTCATCGCCAAGAACTGGAATCGGGTCGTCGGGTTCCTCAAACAGGCGTGGCAGAAACTCAAGTCGCTGGTCACCGGCGAAGACTCGTCCGCGGTGCAGAGTCAGATCGATGCCGAAACGGCTCGCATGAACCAGCAGCTCGACGACCGGCGCAACCGCGACATCTTCGAACGCGAACAACGCCGCCGCAGCCGCCTCTCCGAAATCGAAGGCCAGCGGACTGGCACGCTCGACGAACTCAATCGTCAGCGGGAGGCCGAACACGAACGTCGTCGCGACCAGTTTTCCGGCGACCTCGAACAATCCGAATCCGCTCTGGCTCAGGCACGCCGGGAATGGCAGCAGGCCATCGAACTGGCAGCCCGCAAACGGGAGGAAGCCGCCGCTGATGATCCCGCCCCTGAGCGGCTCACGAAACCCGACGAATTGCTGCAGCAACTGCAGTCGCAACTGAGCGGTGCCGGCGACCAGCTGCAACAGACGCAGGACAAGGTCAGCGTCAGTGGTTCGTTCAACGCCGCTGCGATTCGAGGGCTGAGTGCCGGTAACCCACAGGAGCGAACGGCGCGGGCTTCGGAAGAGACAGCCAAGAACACCAAACGAATTCTGCAGGAGGCCCAGCATGGTGGGCTGACGTTTGCTTAA